From Gimesia panareensis, the proteins below share one genomic window:
- a CDS encoding vitamin K epoxide reductase family protein — protein sequence MSQATLKGFPAEQADLEVAVPPFDYNPSAWRQRVPICILACIAFLMATHMALFQWQLIEAPWDPVFGEQTRNVLTSDVALRMHHWFGVPDAALGALAYLGDAIFGLAGSTRRWQYRPWLVILFGIDVIPLGIVSAILVVCQATIVGNWCFLCLITAVISLILIVMAYDEVYASLKLLYRVWQRTHDRQILWKVLWGRPTEIADEVASEMVHTT from the coding sequence ATGAGCCAGGCCACACTCAAAGGATTTCCCGCGGAACAGGCCGACCTCGAAGTCGCCGTTCCCCCCTTCGATTATAACCCGTCCGCCTGGCGTCAACGGGTCCCGATCTGCATTCTGGCCTGCATCGCCTTTCTGATGGCGACCCACATGGCCCTGTTTCAATGGCAACTGATTGAGGCGCCCTGGGACCCCGTGTTCGGCGAACAGACGCGGAATGTCCTCACGTCCGATGTGGCGCTGAGAATGCACCACTGGTTCGGCGTACCGGATGCCGCGCTCGGTGCATTAGCCTATCTGGGGGATGCGATCTTCGGCCTTGCGGGATCCACCCGCCGCTGGCAGTACCGTCCCTGGCTGGTGATTCTGTTCGGCATCGATGTCATCCCACTGGGCATCGTCAGCGCAATACTTGTCGTCTGCCAGGCCACGATCGTCGGAAACTGGTGTTTCCTCTGTCTGATCACCGCGGTCATCTCGCTGATACTGATCGTGATGGCTTACGACGAAGTCTATGCCTCACTCAAGCTGCTATACCGCGTCTGGCAGCGGACGCATGACCGGCAGATTCTCTGGAAGGTGCTCTGGGGCCGCCCCACGGAAATCGCGGACGAAGTCGCCAGCGAAATGGTACACACAACGTAA
- a CDS encoding SPW repeat domain-containing protein has protein sequence MWSRVVEFMLGCWLAISPFVFTPGEQGPESPLIIWLCAILVIVFGLASYWNPLRHLHLANVLVALAMIGYGRFAVSAPVPPALQNLILTGLLLLMFALVPNRASQPPRCWYEKSPG, from the coding sequence ATGTGGTCGCGCGTGGTTGAATTTATGCTGGGGTGCTGGCTGGCGATCAGTCCCTTCGTCTTCACTCCGGGAGAACAGGGACCCGAATCGCCGCTGATCATCTGGCTCTGTGCCATACTGGTCATCGTGTTTGGCCTGGCCTCGTACTGGAATCCCCTGCGGCATCTGCACCTGGCCAATGTCCTCGTGGCACTGGCAATGATCGGTTACGGGCGTTTTGCGGTATCAGCCCCCGTCCCCCCTGCATTGCAGAACCTGATTTTAACCGGACTGCTGCTGCTCATGTTTGCCCTGGTGCCCAACCGTGCCAGCCAGCCTCCACGCTGCTGGTATGAAAAATCACCCGGCTAA
- a CDS encoding aconitate hydratase, translating into MSANLAQKLIHSHLVEGEMEPGQEIGLKIDQTLTQDATGTLVMLELEAMQLDHVHTEVSVQYVDHNLLQEDFKNPDDHLFLQSACECFGLWFSRPGNGVSHPLHQEHFGIPGKTLVGSDSHSCSAGALGMLAIGAGGLEVAMAMAGFPFYLKMPEIWGIKLTGSLPDWVSAKDVILEMLRRHDVKGGVNRIIEYHGPGLKELSAMDRHVIANMGAELGATATVFPADEEVQRFLRAQGREEDFTELAADADANYDLEDEIDLSTLEPLIALPSSPGNVHKLSEVAGEPIYQAYVGSSANPGYRDFAMAAEIVKGRHVHPRVSFDINPSSRQILMSLVNQGALGALIQSGARIHQAGCNGCIGMGQAPATDKLSLRTVPRNFPGRSGTREDKVCLVSPETAAASALSGCITDPRTLEMPCPRITVPEVVTTREDLFQPPPETDDPTQFELRKGPNIKSIPDFEALPDELEVPVLLKMQDNISTDEILPAGARVLPYRSNIPAISQFAFEQIDPNYTDHALDIREAGGHAILAGENYGQGSSREHAALAPRYLGLRVAIAKSFARIHWQNLVNFGVLPLTFENPEDYEELDQDVLLHIESLRHQVAELPTVEVQFNTHKTITARHGLSERQREILLAGGLINWARSTRQKQA; encoded by the coding sequence ATGTCTGCAAATCTTGCTCAAAAGCTCATCCACTCCCATCTGGTCGAAGGCGAAATGGAACCGGGACAGGAAATCGGTCTCAAAATTGATCAGACACTCACTCAGGATGCCACCGGCACCCTGGTCATGCTCGAACTGGAAGCAATGCAGCTCGACCACGTACACACTGAAGTTTCCGTGCAGTACGTCGATCACAATCTGCTGCAGGAAGACTTTAAAAATCCCGACGACCACCTCTTCCTGCAAAGTGCCTGCGAATGCTTCGGGCTCTGGTTCAGTCGCCCCGGTAACGGCGTCAGTCACCCGCTGCACCAGGAACACTTCGGCATTCCGGGCAAAACCCTGGTCGGTTCGGACAGTCACAGCTGTTCTGCCGGCGCCCTGGGCATGCTGGCGATCGGGGCGGGTGGCCTGGAAGTCGCCATGGCGATGGCCGGCTTTCCCTTTTACCTCAAAATGCCTGAGATCTGGGGCATCAAACTCACCGGCTCACTGCCGGACTGGGTCAGTGCGAAAGATGTGATTCTGGAAATGCTCCGGCGGCACGATGTCAAAGGGGGCGTGAACCGGATCATTGAATATCATGGCCCCGGCCTCAAGGAGCTCAGCGCCATGGACCGCCACGTGATCGCCAACATGGGAGCCGAACTCGGAGCCACCGCGACCGTCTTCCCCGCTGACGAAGAAGTCCAGCGTTTCCTGCGTGCCCAGGGACGCGAAGAGGACTTTACCGAACTGGCCGCTGATGCAGACGCGAACTACGACCTCGAGGATGAAATTGATCTCAGCACTTTGGAGCCGCTGATCGCCCTCCCGTCCAGTCCAGGCAATGTGCACAAACTCAGTGAGGTCGCCGGCGAACCGATCTACCAGGCGTACGTCGGCTCTTCTGCCAATCCCGGTTACCGCGACTTCGCGATGGCAGCCGAGATCGTCAAAGGCCGCCACGTCCATCCGCGCGTCTCGTTCGACATCAATCCCAGTTCACGGCAGATCCTGATGTCCCTCGTCAATCAGGGTGCTCTGGGCGCATTAATCCAGTCCGGCGCTCGCATTCACCAGGCCGGCTGCAACGGCTGCATCGGCATGGGACAGGCTCCCGCCACCGACAAACTCAGCCTCCGCACCGTGCCCCGCAACTTCCCTGGCCGCAGTGGGACTCGTGAAGATAAAGTCTGCCTGGTCAGTCCCGAAACCGCAGCCGCTTCGGCACTGTCTGGCTGTATCACCGACCCTCGCACACTGGAGATGCCCTGCCCCCGGATTACGGTTCCCGAAGTCGTCACCACACGCGAAGACCTCTTTCAACCGCCTCCGGAAACGGATGATCCGACGCAGTTCGAACTCCGTAAAGGTCCGAACATCAAGTCGATCCCCGACTTTGAAGCACTGCCGGACGAACTGGAAGTACCTGTGCTGCTGAAAATGCAAGACAACATCTCCACGGACGAAATACTCCCCGCGGGGGCCCGGGTGCTCCCTTATCGCAGTAACATTCCCGCCATCAGTCAGTTCGCCTTCGAACAAATCGACCCGAATTACACTGATCACGCCCTGGACATCCGCGAGGCAGGCGGACACGCAATTCTGGCCGGTGAAAACTATGGGCAGGGCTCCAGCCGCGAACATGCGGCGCTCGCGCCTCGTTATCTCGGACTGCGAGTGGCGATCGCCAAGAGCTTCGCCCGTATCCACTGGCAGAACCTGGTCAACTTCGGCGTCCTGCCCCTCACTTTTGAAAACCCGGAGGACTACGAAGAACTTGACCAGGATGTCCTGCTACACATCGAATCACTGCGGCACCAGGTCGCGGAATTGCCCACCGTGGAAGTCCAGTTCAATACCCATAAAACAATCACCGCCCGGCACGGACTCTCAGAGCGTCAGCGGGAGATCCTGCTGGCAGGCGGGCTGATCAACTGGGCCCGCTCCACCAGACAGA